In Prochlorococcus marinus XMU1404, the sequence GGCATTGAATTTACAGAACAGATACCTGTTACTACTCCATCTCTTAAGCCTGTGCCAGCTTGACTTTCTTTGATTCGATCAGCATATGATCTTCTATCTTTAAAACCCAATGGATCTGTAGGACTTAGTGAACTATCAAACTCTTCGAATGAATTTTTGTCAGCAATTATATTTATCCTTTCATCACTATTAATCCTATTGTGGTGTCCACAATTACTACAAACATTAAAATTTGAAATTAGGTCTTTTCTATAGGCTACTTGCGAACATTCAGAACATTTAACCCACAAACCATCCCCCTCATCTGTATCTTGCGAAACTTTTCCAACAAATTGATCTTTACGCCTTGCGGCAAACCAGTCGATTAATGACACAACGTTACCTTTTTTTCTATTTAAAACTAAATAAGGTACTTTTATCAAGAAAGATATATAAAAATTTGAGATCTTCTAGATTAGAAACTCCTAAAGAAAAATATAAAGATTTGAATTGATAATCGAAAAATAACTATTATTTATTTTTCTCCTCAATCATTTTATGAATTATTGGAGTAAGAATTAGTTCCATTGCGAAACCCATTTTCCCCCCATTTACTACGATACTAGTTGGACTTGACATAAATGAATCGTTTATCATTCCAAGTAAGTATTGAAAATCAATCCCCCATTTCTCTCTTGCACCTTTTCTGAAATGTATGATCACAAAGCTCTCATCAGGAGTTGGTATATTCCTGCAAATGAAAGGATTTGAGGTGTCTATTGTGGGAATTCTTTGGAAATTAATATCAGTTTTGCTGAATTGTGGGCAAATGTGATTTATATAATCAGGCATTCTTCTCAATATTGTATCCACTATGGTTTCAGCTGAGTAACCTCTTTCTGCGTTATCTCTATGGATTTTTTGAATCCACTCTAAATTTGTTATCGGAACAACACCGACAAGTAAATCAGCGTAAGATGCCACATTGTATCCATCACCTTCTACCCCACCATGCAAACCTTCATAAAAAAGTACATCTGTTCCCTGAGGAATATCTTCCCATGGGGTAAATTGCCCAGGTTCTAAGGATGTCCCAAGTCTTGTATTATGTTCTTCTGCTTCTTCAAGACTATGTAGATAATATCTTTTCTTTCCTCCTCCAGTTTCACCATAGATTTTAAAAAGTTCTTCTAGCTTGTCAAAAAGATTAGCCTCTGGACCAAAGTGAGAGAAATTTTCACCTTTTGAAAGAGCCTCTGCCATAGCTTTTTTCATAGGCATTCTTTCAAACCTGTGGTAACTATCACCTTCTACAACTGCGGGAACAATATCTTCTCTGGCAAAAATATGCTCAAAGGCTCTTTTTACTGTACTTGTTCCTGCTCCTGAAGATCCTGTTACAGCGACTACTGGATGACGTTTTGACATTTTTAAAAGACAATATCTAATGATTCTGACAGGTCATATGCCAACTTTATGTTCAACTTAAAAATATTTTTTTATTTATTAATTTTTTTTTAAATTTCATCTATTATTTTATTTCCGATTTCACTGCAAGATAATACTTCTGAGGAACCATCAGCTAAATCGGCTGTTCTATATCCTTTTGAAAAAACTTTATCAATGGCAGTTTCTAAATTTTCTGCGGCTTCTTCTTCATTTAATCCAATTTTTAACATCATAGAGGCGGATAAAAGCATCGCAATAGGATTCGCTATGTTTTTACCAGCTATATCAGGAGCGGAACCATGAACAGGTTCAAAGACTCCAGGCCCGTTATTGTTTAGAGAAGCAGATGGAAGCATACCAATAGAGCCAGTTAACATTGCGGCTAAATCACTTAAAATATCACCAAATAAATTACTAGTTAGAATTACATCGAATTGACTAGGATCTCTAACTAATTGCATTGCTGCATTATCAACGTACATATTGATTAAAGATAAATTACTATATTTTGAGGTGATATTTAAAACTGTATCTCTCCACAATTGACTAACCTCAAGAACGTTTGATTTATCAACTGAACATATTTTTTTATTTCTTTGATTAGCAATTTTTATTGCTATTTCAGTTATTCTCTCTATTTCGGCCGAATCATAAACCATCGTATTGAAAGCTTTTGGAATTTTTGTATTTGTTATATGTCCTCTTGGCTTTCCAAAATAAATACCCCCTATTAATTCTCTTACAACAATAAGATCTACATTCTCAACGATTTCTTTTTTTAATGTACTTGAATCTATGAGAGATTTTCTTATTTTTACAGGCCTGATATTTGCGAAAAGGTTTAGGGCAGATCTTAACTTTAGTAACCCACTTTCTGGTCTTAATTCTCTTGCAAGAGAGTCATATTTAATATCTCCAACACATGCTAAAAGCACAGCATCACTTTTTTTGCATTGATCTAGTGTCTCGTCTGGAGCAGGAGTCCCATATTTTTCATAAGCTATCCCTCCAAATAATTTTTCAATAATCTCAATATCAAAATTATGATTTTTTGAAAGCTTTTTTAAGACTTTTTTTGAAACTTCTGAAATCTCTGGCCCAATTCCGTCTCCTGATAATAAAACAATCTTATATTTCTTCATTTAAATTTTTGTTTAATAGAACAATAAATTATTGCTTGTCTAATTGTCTAAGTTTTTTTGCTAATTCTGGTAATTTTTTAAAAACACTTGAACTCTTTAGCCATGATTTATTTTCCATAGCGGGGAAACCACTAATTACCTTGCCATCTTCTATGTCACAATGGATCCCGCATTTTGAACTCGCAATGACATTATTCCCAACTTTTACTCTATTATTGACTCCTACTTGCCCTGCCAAAATAACACCATCTCCAATTTTTGCTCCTCCAGCGATACCAACTTGAGCTGCAAACGCACAATTCTTGCCAATTTTAACTCCATGACCTATTTGTACTAAATTATCCAACTTTGTTCCCTCATCAATAAAAGTAAAACCTACTGCGGGTCTATCAATACAACAATTCGTTCCAATTTCTACAAAACTCATTATTTTTACACCACCTTTTTGAGGCATCTTTACCCATTTGCCATCTTTAGGAATAAAGCCAAATCCTTCTGATCCAATAACAGAATTTGAATTAATTACACAATTATTTTTTAGAGTGGTATTTTCGTAAATAACACAATTTGGATGAATTATATTGTTATCTCCAATTCGAACATTGCCTAAAATTGATGATCCAGGAAGAATATGGTTATTGTCTCCAATTACAGTATTTTCTCCTACATAAACATTAGATCCAATATGGCAATCTTCTCCAATAATTGCTGTTTTATCTATAACGGCTGTAGCGTGAATTCCTGGTTTGAAATTGATCGTTTTATATAAACAATTCAAAACCTCAGCAAATGCAATTCTTGGATTTTTGACGATTATGTTTGATATTTTGAGTTTCTTTAGGACACTAGCGATTTCATTGTTGTTAGTGGTTATTATTGCCGATGCTTTAGTCTGATCTAATTTTTCTTTAAGGATATTATTTTCTTCTAAAAAAGATATTTGATGGTTATCTGCAGTATCTAAAGATGCAGCATCATCTATATTTAAATCTTCAAAAATATTGGCACTAATAAAATTTGAATTTCCTTTTTTTATTAGATCAACTAAATCACTTAAAAGCATTTGTCAGGTTTAAATTTTTCTAAGAGAGAGCAAGAACATCTCTGTGTACGACAATGATGGTGGAGTTGTTTTTTTCTTTATTATTTAAGATACTTCTTAATTTGTCGCTACTTATTGATACTAAACCTTTTGCAACTTCTTTATCATTTGTATTTACGATTTTAACTGCTTGATTAACCGTAAAGTTTCCTTCTACATTTTTAACACCAACTGCTAAAAGTGAGGCACCTTTTTTTTTGATTGCAAAAGAAGCTCCCTCATCCAAAGTGATTATTCCTACTGTGTGAATTGCATGTGAAAGCCAACTTTTTTTGTTTCCTATAGGTTTTTCTACTGGATAAAACAAAGTTCCAATTTTGTTATCATTAAAAATTTCAATTAAGTTTTTTTTATTAGTTCCATCAACTAGTTGGACTTCAACTCCTCCTTTTGTTGCTATTTCTGCAGAAATTAGTTTTGTAGAAATTCCTCCTGTTCCCCATTCATTATTTGAGTTTTGAATATTTTTATCTTTAATTTCTTTTAATTCACTATTATGAACCTCTTTAATTGGATGCGCATCTTTATTATTACGTGGATCTTTTGAGTATAGATTCTCAATATCGGTTAACAAAATAAGCTTGCTAGCATTTATAGCTAATGCAACTAATGCAGAGAGGGTATCATTGTCTCCATATTTAAGCTCTTCATTTGCTACAGTATCGTTCTCGTTTACTATTGGAATAACATTCAAATCAATTAATTTTTTTAAGGTTTTAGAAGCGTTATTGAATGATTCTCGTGAATTGAAATCAGCTTTCGTGATTAAAATTTGAGCAATATTGTGTCCTAATTTATTAAATACTTTTTCGTACAAAGTCATTAAATTAACTTGGCCTACTGCAGCAGTAGCTTGAAGGGTACTTAAATCATTTGGTCTCGTTTTAATATTTAATTTTTGACAACCTAATCCAACGGCTCCACTAGTTACTAAAATTAATTTATTTCCTTTTGAAAGAAAATTTTTAAAGGATCTACAAAGTGTTTCAATAACCTCTTCAGTAGAAGTTTCCTCCGTTGCTCTTAAAATACTAGTACCAATTTTTATGACCCAAGTTTTCATTTTATAAAGAAGGAAATTAATTTTTCTATTGTCAAAGTTAAATTAAATTTAGTAGGTAAACCATTTCTCTTTAATCGCTTAACTAATATTGTTTTTATATTACATCTATTCCCACCAATAATATCTGTAAAAATCCTATCGCCAATAATGGCTATATTTTTTGCTTCAAAATTAACTTCTTTAATAACATTCAAAATCTCTTTTTTTCTGGGTTTTGAAGCATTATATTTGTATCTTAATTTAAATTCTTTTGCTATTTTCGCGATTCGCTTCTTCGATGGATTGTTACTTATTAGATATAGGGTAAAAAGTTTTTCAGATTCCCTGATCCAATTTTTTACAGCCTTTGGGATCCTAGTTGAGTTTCTATTTAAAAGAGTTCCATCAACATCAAGTAATAAACATTGAATTTCTTTTTTTTGTAATTCAGATTGAGAAATTTCATATATTGGTAAATTTGAATCCCAATTTACTTTTAGGATGGATCTCATTAATTTAAGAACTACTTTTTTCGAGCTCAGATTCAATCAATGGTTGAACTTTATCAAACTCATCATCTTCGATTAATAAAGCTACTTTATCTTTTAATTTTCCAACAATAAAAAAAGGATCTAGTGGAATATATAGTCCATATTCTTGGTCGAAAAGATTAAAGTTAACAAGTAATTCATAACTCTCGCTATCATCATCGATGTAATCTTCTTCTAATTCATCGTAAATTGGTTCTTCAAGTTCTCCTGATACTGTTAAGGTAACGGCTGATCTGATAAGTTTTAAATCATGTTCTTGAAGAACGGCTTCAGCATTTTTTAGTATCTGTTCATTTTTATCTATTTTCTCTATTAGTTCTGGTTCATCTTCTTCATTAATCTTGAAAAGACTTACTGGAGTATCCACTGGCGTTAATAAAGCATATTCTTCTCCTTCAACACTTACTAATTGTTCAAGATAACAAAATAGCTCATTACCATTTGAATCATTTAATAATATTGTCTGCGCATCATAATTATTTATTGAGTTAGTTTCTTTCATTTGAAAATTATCTAATTATTTTAATACTAATATTTTATCTGAGCTTTACCAGTTAATTCTTCTAATTCAGGACCTTCTTCGATCCATTGTTCAAGTATTATTTTTGCTGAAAAACTATCAATCAATCCAGATTTATCTTTTTTAATTCCATATCTATTTGAAGATTCCCAAGTTGAACTGTGTTCGTTGACGAAAGAAAATGGCAGCTTTAATTCATTAGAAAGTAATTGGCCATATTTTTTGCAGTCTATAGCCTGAGCGGTCATTTGACCTTGCTCATCAAGTGGAAGACCTACAATAAATCCAGTCAAGTTAAATTCTTGTATATGATTTCTAATGATTTTAACCTCAAGGTTATTTTCAAACCTTTTTATTGCTGGAAGTATATTTGATGTTATGCATAGAGGATCACAATAAGCCAATCCTATTCTTTTGGTACCTACATCTAAACTTAAAATTGACCTGGGTTTGGGTTTGCAGAATTTCACTTTGTTTTTAATGGAAAAGGAGATGGATATGGATTACCTTGTGGACTTAATTTTTCAATGATAGATTCCAAAGATTGATTTATTTTATTTACTTGTTTGGCTTCATTCTTAACAATTGTGTTTCTGACAAGAATGATTTCTTGATTTTTTTCTTTCAGATAACATTCTTCGAGAAAAAGATTTAATTGAAAATTTTCTTTATAAGTTTTTAGATACGACATAGGAGATTTTTTAAAAAAAACTTTTATAAATTCATTTAGAATAGGATTGAATCTATTATCCCAAAATTTATTTATTGTTAAAGTATAAATTTCTTCGTTTTGATAATTAATATCTTTTAAAATTGTACATAAAACAGAATTCTCATATATTAAGGCACCACTTTTAGAGTTATTTCTTTTAAGGATATCGTCTTGATTAAAATCTAAAATATTTCTTATTAAGGGTGATTGATTTGATCTTATGAAATTCACTATTTTCAATATATTTTGTTGATTAATTTTTTGGAATTCATTAATAAAGGCGTAGCTTTGGGTATTTTGCTTTATAGATTTATTTAGATCACAACCATCCCAAAGTATTATCTCTCCTAACGGTTGAAAGCCTAATTCTCTTGAGCTTGATATAAGATCAACATTGTTTATATCAGAGTTAATTACCCAACTTGAAGTTTTGATGTCTGTTATTGAGATAGATTTTTTTAACAATCCTAAAGTTAATTGTTTATCTGTTAAAGAACATTTGCCCATAATTAACTTGGGCTTAGATATTTTTATGCAAGTCTTTTTTTTGTTTAAAGGAAAAATATTCAAATAACCAATAATTTCGTTTCCAGAAATAGCAATTATACATTTATTTTTATTTTTCTTAAGATTATTTAAAAAAATTTTTAAGTCATCAAAGGTATTTATAATTGCCATCTTTAAGAACCAATTATTCAATTTCTTATTTTTGATATCTATTAAAAGGTTAATGTGTCGTATATGGAGTTCTTCAAAAGTTACTTTCATTTCTTTTTTTGACTGAAAAGAATTAGAGGTATCTTTTTTCATTTACTTTTTTTCTCTTATTAACACTATAGGAGTTTTTTCATCTCCATTGCCAGCTGGATTAGATATTAGGTTTCTTTTAAGTATTTTATTTACTTTCTTATTTGAACTTGCTAAAACTTTTACACCTCCAAGATCATTAACATCGACAACTGCAACATCTATATTTAGATATTTCGAGACCTCCTTACAAAATAAATCTGCATTGAGAGGACCCATAACTATACTTTTGTCGTAAGGACTTACTGTACCGCTTATATCATCAATGAGAGATGATTCTGAACCAGTTAATCTATAAAACATACCCTTAATTCCAACTAATTTAAAGATAAATCCAACAATTAATGCAAAGGTTATTCTTGTGACTCCAATTCTATTTATTAATAATTGCATGCCACAAGCTGTTGCAAGACTGCTTGTAGGGTGAAAAAAATAACATAATGCTATCGAAAATAAACTATATTCTAAATTTTGAGGGGCAATATATCTATTTTGCATAATCGCAAGTGGACTCTCACCGATTGTTAAAATATCATTTTTTTCTACAATTCCTTTACAGTATTTAATCACAGTATTTACTGGGTCATCAAAGCAACCAAGTAAATCAGTTTTAATAGCATAAGCCTTATATTTATTATTTATTGGAATTTCAGAAACTTCGTTCGTCCTTTGTTTTTGACCATCTAAATTAATTAACAAACAATCCTTATTTTCTGAAATACCAAAATGACCATAGTTCTCCCAAAATACTTTTAGCCATAGATATTTTATTTTTTCCCTAAAATTATTATTGCTAAATTTATATATTATTCTTACAAATAATTCTGAATTTGACTTGATAATCGTTGTTGGCCAGTAATTATTTAAATTTTTTTCTTTTTCATTATCGTATATAAAAATATCTTCTTGATAGTTT encodes:
- a CDS encoding YqeG family HAD IIIA-type phosphatase, whose translation is MRSILKVNWDSNLPIYEISQSELQKKEIQCLLLDVDGTLLNRNSTRIPKAVKNWIRESEKLFTLYLISNNPSKKRIAKIAKEFKLRYKYNASKPRKKEILNVIKEVNFEAKNIAIIGDRIFTDIIGGNRCNIKTILVKRLKRNGLPTKFNLTLTIEKLISFFIK
- the proB gene encoding glutamate 5-kinase — its product is MKTWVIKIGTSILRATEETSTEEVIETLCRSFKNFLSKGNKLILVTSGAVGLGCQKLNIKTRPNDLSTLQATAAVGQVNLMTLYEKVFNKLGHNIAQILITKADFNSRESFNNASKTLKKLIDLNVIPIVNENDTVANEELKYGDNDTLSALVALAINASKLILLTDIENLYSKDPRNNKDAHPIKEVHNSELKEIKDKNIQNSNNEWGTGGISTKLISAEIATKGGVEVQLVDGTNKKNLIEIFNDNKIGTLFYPVEKPIGNKKSWLSHAIHTVGIITLDEGASFAIKKKGASLLAVGVKNVEGNFTVNQAVKIVNTNDKEVAKGLVSISSDKLRSILNNKEKNNSTIIVVHRDVLALS
- the ruvX gene encoding Holliday junction resolvase RuvX, whose protein sequence is MKFCKPKPRSILSLDVGTKRIGLAYCDPLCITSNILPAIKRFENNLEVKIIRNHIQEFNLTGFIVGLPLDEQGQMTAQAIDCKKYGQLLSNELKLPFSFVNEHSSTWESSNRYGIKKDKSGLIDSFSAKIILEQWIEEGPELEELTGKAQIKY
- the leuB gene encoding 3-isopropylmalate dehydrogenase translates to MKKYKIVLLSGDGIGPEISEVSKKVLKKLSKNHNFDIEIIEKLFGGIAYEKYGTPAPDETLDQCKKSDAVLLACVGDIKYDSLARELRPESGLLKLRSALNLFANIRPVKIRKSLIDSSTLKKEIVENVDLIVVRELIGGIYFGKPRGHITNTKIPKAFNTMVYDSAEIERITEIAIKIANQRNKKICSVDKSNVLEVSQLWRDTVLNITSKYSNLSLINMYVDNAAMQLVRDPSQFDVILTSNLFGDILSDLAAMLTGSIGMLPSASLNNNGPGVFEPVHGSAPDIAGKNIANPIAMLLSASMMLKIGLNEEEAAENLETAIDKVFSKGYRTADLADGSSEVLSCSEIGNKIIDEI
- a CDS encoding DUF3727 domain-containing protein is translated as MKETNSINNYDAQTILLNDSNGNELFCYLEQLVSVEGEEYALLTPVDTPVSLFKINEEDEPELIEKIDKNEQILKNAEAVLQEHDLKLIRSAVTLTVSGELEEPIYDELEEDYIDDDSESYELLVNFNLFDQEYGLYIPLDPFFIVGKLKDKVALLIEDDEFDKVQPLIESELEKSSS
- a CDS encoding phosphoribulokinase encodes the protein MSKRHPVVAVTGSSGAGTSTVKRAFEHIFAREDIVPAVVEGDSYHRFERMPMKKAMAEALSKGENFSHFGPEANLFDKLEELFKIYGETGGGKKRYYLHSLEEAEEHNTRLGTSLEPGQFTPWEDIPQGTDVLFYEGLHGGVEGDGYNVASYADLLVGVVPITNLEWIQKIHRDNAERGYSAETIVDTILRRMPDYINHICPQFSKTDINFQRIPTIDTSNPFICRNIPTPDESFVIIHFRKGAREKWGIDFQYLLGMINDSFMSSPTSIVVNGGKMGFAMELILTPIIHKMIEEKNK
- the lpxD gene encoding UDP-3-O-(3-hydroxymyristoyl)glucosamine N-acyltransferase, with the translated sequence MLLSDLVDLIKKGNSNFISANIFEDLNIDDAASLDTADNHQISFLEENNILKEKLDQTKASAIITTNNNEIASVLKKLKISNIIVKNPRIAFAEVLNCLYKTINFKPGIHATAVIDKTAIIGEDCHIGSNVYVGENTVIGDNNHILPGSSILGNVRIGDNNIIHPNCVIYENTTLKNNCVINSNSVIGSEGFGFIPKDGKWVKMPQKGGVKIMSFVEIGTNCCIDRPAVGFTFIDEGTKLDNLVQIGHGVKIGKNCAFAAQVGIAGGAKIGDGVILAGQVGVNNRVKVGNNVIASSKCGIHCDIEDGKVISGFPAMENKSWLKSSSVFKKLPELAKKLRQLDKQ